One stretch of Amycolatopsis sp. NBC_00345 DNA includes these proteins:
- a CDS encoding PadR family transcriptional regulator, with product MLELAILGLLHEAPMHGYVLRKRLHETLGTLRTFSYGSLYPTLRRLLRAGYLVEELDEADDRAWSRRGRRVYKLTAEGKERFAELLGDAGPTTWDDEGFGVHLAFFSRTPADVRMRILEGRRRRVEERREGLRDALGRAEEKIDRYTRELHRLGLETSEREVRWLNELIAHEQAEQRDPQE from the coding sequence GTGCTCGAGCTCGCGATCCTCGGGTTGCTGCACGAGGCGCCCATGCACGGGTACGTGCTGCGCAAGCGTTTGCACGAGACGCTCGGGACACTCCGGACGTTCTCGTACGGCTCGCTGTACCCGACCCTGCGTCGGTTGCTGCGGGCCGGCTACCTCGTCGAGGAGCTGGACGAGGCGGACGACCGGGCCTGGTCCCGGCGCGGCCGCCGCGTCTACAAGCTCACCGCCGAGGGCAAGGAGCGGTTCGCGGAGCTGCTCGGCGACGCGGGTCCGACGACCTGGGACGACGAGGGGTTCGGCGTCCACCTCGCGTTCTTCTCGCGGACACCGGCTGACGTCAGGATGCGCATCCTGGAGGGCCGGCGCCGCCGCGTGGAGGAGCGTCGTGAGGGTTTGCGCGACGCGCTGGGCCGAGCCGAGGAGAAGATCGACCGCTACACCCGCGAGCTGCACCGGCTGGGGCTGGAGACCAGCGAGCGGGAGGTGCGCTGGCTCAACGAGCTGATCGCGCACGAACAAGCCGAGCAGCGTGACCCGCAGGAGTAG
- a CDS encoding DUF5318 domain-containing protein → MRNQRQVVDYALQRRALLAGVRSGRVGDHEVCDATPYLLRAAKFHGRPEERACPMCRRTPLTLVSWVYGDELKHVSGSARTPDELTRMAGMFGEFTVYDVEVCRTCHWNHLVLSYVLGTAEPQPTRPRRTAGQ, encoded by the coding sequence GTGCGAAACCAGCGGCAGGTCGTGGACTACGCCTTACAGCGCAGAGCGCTGCTGGCCGGCGTCCGCTCCGGGCGCGTCGGCGACCATGAGGTGTGCGACGCGACCCCGTACCTGCTCCGCGCGGCGAAGTTCCACGGCAGGCCGGAAGAGCGGGCCTGCCCGATGTGCCGCCGGACGCCGCTGACCCTGGTGTCCTGGGTCTACGGCGACGAGCTCAAGCACGTCTCGGGATCGGCGAGGACACCCGACGAGCTGACCCGCATGGCGGGGATGTTCGGCGAGTTCACCGTCTACGACGTGGAAGTGTGCCGGACGTGCCACTGGAATCACCTGGTCCTGTCCTACGTCCTCGGCACGGCTGAGCCCCAGCCCACCCGGCCGCGAAGGACCGCGGGCCAGTGA